One stretch of Anas acuta chromosome W, bAnaAcu1.1, whole genome shotgun sequence DNA includes these proteins:
- the MBD2 gene encoding methyl-CpG-binding domain protein 2 produces MERQGRMDCPALPPGWKKEEVIRKSGLSAGKSDVYYFSPSGKKFRSKPQLARYLGNTVDLSSFDFRTGKMMPSKLQKNKQRLRNDSLNQNKGKPDLNTTLPIRQTASIFKQPVTKVTNHPSNKVRSDPQRVTEQPRQLFWEKRLQGLSASDVSEQIIKSMELPKGLQGVGPGNNDDTLLSAVASALHTSSAPITGQLSAAVEKNPAVWLNTSQPLCKAFIVTDDDIRKQEERVQQVRKKLEEALMADILSRAADTTKDLEVEMDNGDEA; encoded by the exons ATGGAGCGGCAGGGCAGGATGGACTGCCCTGCGCTGCCCCCCGgctggaagaaggaggaggtgatCCGCAAATCGGGCCTCAGCGCCGGCAAGAGCGATGTCTACTACTTCAG tcCAAGTGGTAAGAAGTTCAGAAGCAAGCCTCAGTTGGCAAGATACCTGGGAAACACTGTTGATCTCAGCAGTTTTGACTTCAGAACGGGAAAGATGATGCCCAGTAAATTGCAGAAGAACAAACAGAGACTAAGGAATGATTCTCTCAATCAAAATAAG ggaaAACCAGACTTGAATACGACTTTGCCCATCAGACAAACTGCATCAATTTTCAAGCAGCCCGTCACCAAAGTCACCAACCATCCTAGTAACAAAGTGAGATCCGATCCGCAGCGAGTGACGGAACAGCCACGGCAG cttttctgggAGAAGAGGCTACAAGGCCTCAGCGCGTCGGATGTCAGCGAACAAATCATAAAATCCATGGAGCTCCCCAAGGGTCTTCAAG GAGTTGGCCCAGGTAACAACGACGATACCTTGTTGTCGGCTGTTGCCAGCGCTTTGCACACCAGTTCGGCACCCATCACGGGCCAGCTCTCCGCAGCGGTGGAGAAGAACCCGGCCGTCTGGCTCAACACATCTCAACCCCTCTGCAAAGCTTTCATAGTCACAGACGATGACATTAG aaaacaagaagagCGGGTGCAACAAGTGCGTAAGAAACTGGAGGAAGCACTAATGGCAGACATTCTGTCACGGGCGGCTGATACGACAAAAGATCTAGAGGTAGAAATGGATAACGGAGATGaagcataa